In one Steroidobacteraceae bacterium genomic region, the following are encoded:
- the aroB gene encoding 3-dehydroquinate synthase, translated as MQRLRVDLGSRSYPILIGSRLLADRALLRRHVPQQDLAVITDTHVAPLYLARLCRSLGRRRIVEIVLPAGEAHKSAAMYLRILDVMVSNRLSRDACVIALGGGVVGDIAGFAAASYQRGVSFVQLPTTLLSQVDSSVGGKTAINHPGGKNLIGAFHQPRAVITDVDTLATLPSRELRAGLAEVIKSALIADADFFGWIERNLDALLALDPKALMAAIRRSCRIKAAIVGRDERESGERALLNLGHTFGHAIETATGYDSWLHGEAVAAGLAMAAALSVRTQGLSPAAAVRIVNLLERAGLPTAAREVSAARALELMRIDKKVKNGRNRLILLRRIGKAVISDDYPPASLRATVRAHFA; from the coding sequence GTGCAACGACTGCGCGTTGATCTCGGTTCCCGCTCCTATCCCATCCTGATCGGCTCGCGATTGCTGGCCGACCGCGCGCTGCTGCGCCGCCACGTGCCGCAACAGGACCTCGCCGTCATCACCGACACGCATGTCGCGCCGCTCTACCTGGCCCGGCTGTGCCGGTCGCTGGGGCGCCGCCGCATCGTCGAAATCGTCCTGCCGGCCGGCGAAGCGCACAAGAGCGCCGCGATGTACCTGCGCATTCTCGATGTCATGGTGAGCAATCGGCTCAGCCGCGACGCCTGTGTCATTGCCCTGGGCGGCGGCGTGGTCGGCGACATCGCCGGATTCGCGGCCGCGAGCTACCAGCGCGGTGTGTCCTTCGTGCAGCTGCCGACCACGCTGCTCTCGCAGGTCGATTCGTCCGTGGGCGGCAAGACGGCCATCAATCACCCGGGCGGCAAGAACCTCATCGGCGCCTTTCATCAACCTCGCGCGGTCATCACCGACGTCGACACCCTGGCCACGCTGCCGAGCCGGGAATTGCGCGCGGGACTCGCGGAGGTCATCAAGTCCGCCTTGATCGCCGACGCGGATTTCTTCGGCTGGATCGAGCGCAATCTCGATGCGCTCCTGGCGCTCGACCCAAAAGCATTGATGGCGGCCATCCGGCGCAGCTGCCGAATCAAGGCCGCGATCGTCGGTCGCGACGAACGGGAATCCGGCGAGCGCGCCTTGCTCAACCTCGGCCACACTTTTGGTCATGCCATCGAGACCGCCACCGGCTATGACAGCTGGTTGCATGGTGAAGCCGTGGCGGCAGGCCTTGCCATGGCAGCTGCGCTATCGGTGCGAACCCAGGGACTGTCGCCGGCCGCTGCGGTGCGCATCGTGAATCTGCTGGAGCGGGCCGGATTGCCAACCGCCGCCCGCGAGGTGAGTGCTGCCCGCGCACTCGAGTTGATGCGCATCGACAAGAAAGTGAAGAATGGTCGCAATCGACTCATTCTGTTGCGTCGCATTGGCAAGGCGGTCATCAGCGACGACTATCCCCCTGCCTCCCTGCGCGCGACCGTGCGCGCTCATTTCGCATGA
- the pyrF gene encoding orotidine-5'-phosphate decarboxylase, which produces MPAKNIAPEDRLIFALDVPDVDAARQLVEQLGPAVTFYKLGLELAMSGQYFQLLDWLAARGKKIFADLKFFDVPATVAAAVRQLQGRGVYFTTVHGNQSIMEAAAAAKGDVRILAVTVLTSLDRGDLDDLGFHCDVEQLVLSRARRALEAGCDGVVSSGLEARQLRAYIDARLLVVTPGIRPVDNRPVDDQKRVVSVEQAFDFGADYIVVGRPIRDAADPRAAAEGIQASIRAAIKD; this is translated from the coding sequence ATGCCAGCCAAGAACATCGCCCCTGAAGACCGACTGATATTCGCCCTCGATGTACCCGATGTCGATGCGGCTCGCCAACTGGTCGAGCAGCTCGGACCGGCCGTCACCTTCTACAAGCTCGGCCTCGAGCTCGCGATGAGCGGGCAGTATTTCCAACTGCTCGACTGGCTCGCCGCGCGGGGCAAGAAGATATTCGCGGACCTCAAGTTCTTCGACGTGCCGGCGACAGTCGCCGCAGCCGTTCGCCAGCTGCAGGGACGGGGCGTCTACTTCACGACCGTGCATGGCAACCAGTCGATCATGGAGGCTGCGGCTGCCGCCAAGGGCGACGTGCGCATCCTCGCGGTAACGGTACTGACAAGCCTCGATCGCGGTGACCTCGATGACCTCGGTTTTCATTGCGATGTCGAGCAGCTGGTGCTCTCGCGCGCGCGCCGGGCGCTCGAGGCGGGCTGCGACGGTGTCGTCTCCTCGGGACTCGAGGCGCGTCAGTTGCGCGCATACATCGATGCGCGGCTGCTCGTGGTAACTCCCGGCATCCGGCCGGTCGACAATCGTCCTGTCGATGACCAGAAACGGGTCGTCTCGGTCGAGCAGGCTTTCGATTTCGGCGCCGATTACATCGTCGTGGGGCGGCCCATACGCGATGCGGCCGATCCCCGCGCTGCCGCGGAAGGCATCCAGGCCAGCATCCGGGCCGCCATCAAGGATTGA
- the glmS gene encoding glutamine--fructose-6-phosphate transaminase (isomerizing), whose product MCGIVGAVAERNIVPILIEGLKRLEYRGYDSAGIAVLNGTDKLKRLRTQGKVRELESAIAASPTHGQLGIAHTRWATHGVPSERNAHPHISRDGIALVHNGIIENHAELRAELIAAGYEFSSETDTEVIAHRIHYHLGRVGDLFKAVRATVAELEGAYALAVVSEADPDRLILAREGCPVVIGVGVAENFVASDVAALLPVTRRFMFLEEGDVAEVRRTAIKVLDVEGNSVEREIRESELSADAAEKGQYRHFMLKEIHEQPRAVSNTLLERVANGRLLEAAFGPAATEILRRTEHVRIVACGTSYHAGAVARYYLEQICRLPCTVEIASEYRYRNAVVPKNSLFVTISQSGETADTLAALRLAKEAGYLASLAICNAPESSLVRESDLVMLTRAGPEIGVASTKAFTTQLTALGMLVVALAKHHGADAERERGLVTRLVELPGLIEKTLALDPVIHKLAERFAEKHHALFLGRGALYPVALEGALKLKEISYIHAEAYPAGELKHGPLALVDADMPVITVAPNNDLLEKLKSNLMEVRARGGELIVFADPESGFEESDGVTVIEMPRHISYFQAPCVYTIPLQLLAYHVAVLKGTDVDQPRNLAKSVTVE is encoded by the coding sequence ATGTGCGGCATAGTGGGCGCGGTTGCAGAGCGCAATATCGTTCCGATTCTCATCGAGGGCCTGAAGCGGCTGGAGTATCGCGGCTATGACTCCGCCGGCATTGCCGTCCTGAACGGCACCGACAAACTCAAACGCCTGCGCACGCAGGGCAAGGTCCGCGAACTCGAATCCGCCATTGCAGCTTCGCCCACCCATGGCCAGCTCGGCATCGCACACACGCGTTGGGCAACGCATGGCGTGCCGAGCGAACGCAATGCGCATCCGCACATTTCCCGGGACGGCATCGCGCTGGTGCACAACGGCATCATCGAAAATCATGCCGAGCTGCGCGCCGAGCTTATCGCCGCGGGATACGAATTCAGCTCCGAGACCGACACGGAAGTCATCGCACATCGCATCCACTACCACCTGGGCCGCGTCGGCGATCTCTTCAAAGCCGTGCGCGCAACGGTTGCCGAACTCGAAGGCGCCTATGCGCTTGCGGTCGTGAGTGAAGCCGATCCGGACCGCCTGATTCTCGCCCGCGAGGGTTGCCCGGTGGTCATCGGCGTCGGTGTCGCCGAGAATTTCGTTGCCTCCGACGTTGCTGCGCTGCTGCCGGTGACGCGCCGGTTCATGTTCCTCGAAGAAGGCGATGTTGCCGAGGTGCGCCGCACCGCCATCAAGGTACTGGACGTCGAGGGCAATTCCGTCGAACGCGAAATCCGCGAGAGCGAGTTGTCCGCGGATGCAGCTGAGAAGGGCCAGTACCGGCACTTCATGCTCAAGGAAATCCACGAGCAGCCGCGCGCGGTGTCGAACACGCTGCTCGAGCGCGTCGCCAACGGCCGGTTGCTGGAAGCGGCCTTCGGGCCCGCCGCAACGGAAATCCTGAGGCGCACCGAGCACGTGCGCATCGTCGCCTGCGGCACCAGCTACCACGCGGGTGCCGTGGCGCGCTATTACCTCGAACAGATCTGCCGTTTGCCGTGCACGGTCGAGATCGCCAGCGAGTACCGCTACCGCAATGCCGTCGTGCCGAAGAACTCGCTGTTCGTGACCATCTCGCAATCGGGCGAAACCGCCGATACGCTGGCGGCGCTGCGCCTTGCCAAGGAGGCGGGCTACCTCGCCTCGCTCGCCATCTGCAACGCACCCGAGAGCTCCCTGGTCCGCGAATCAGACCTCGTGATGCTGACCCGGGCGGGCCCGGAAATCGGCGTCGCCTCGACCAAGGCGTTCACTACCCAGCTAACCGCGCTCGGCATGCTGGTGGTGGCGCTCGCCAAGCATCACGGCGCGGATGCCGAACGCGAACGCGGCCTCGTTACGCGACTGGTTGAATTGCCCGGTCTCATCGAAAAAACCCTGGCACTCGATCCGGTCATACACAAGCTCGCCGAGCGATTTGCCGAAAAACACCATGCCCTGTTCCTCGGTCGCGGCGCGCTCTATCCCGTGGCACTCGAAGGCGCGCTCAAACTCAAGGAAATTTCCTATATTCATGCCGAAGCCTATCCGGCGGGTGAGTTGAAACACGGGCCGCTGGCACTCGTCGACGCGGACATGCCCGTCATCACCGTCGCGCCGAACAACGATCTGCTCGAGAAACTCAAATCGAACCTCATGGAAGTGCGTGCCCGCGGCGGCGAACTGATCGTATTCGCGGATCCGGAGTCCGGCTTCGAAGAGAGCGATGGCGTTACCGTGATCGAAATGCCGCGCCACATCAGTTACTTCCAGGCGCCCTGCGTCTACACGATTCCGCTGCAGTTGCTCGCCTATCATGTCGCCGTGCTGAAGGGCACTGACGTCGACCAGCCGCGCAATCTTGCCAAGAGCGTCACCGTCGAATAG
- the rimO gene encoding 30S ribosomal protein S12 methylthiotransferase RimO, producing MSGQSLVRPHEGPATMRAMPQRAPSVGFVSLGCPKALVDSERIMTNLRQRGYALAPDYSQADLVVVNTCGFIDSAIEESLQAIDEALNESGRVIVTGCLGANAKRIREQFPAVLEITGPHAYDEVTAAVDRHLPMPHDPYTDLVPPQGLRLTPRHYAYLKISEGCNNRCSFCIIPALRGRLTSRRIDDVMSEAETLIAAGVRELLVISQDTSAYGADIRYAQGRWRDRNYDSRIVDLAKALGELGVWIRLHYVYPYPHVDELLPLMSAGRILPYLDIPFQHGSPAVLKRMRRPAHSEDTLRRIADWRSVCPQLSLRSSFIVGFPGETDAEFEELLQWLEAAQLDRVGCFRYSPVDGAAANALGAQVDADVVEERYALFMQTAQRISRARLARHIGERIEVLVDAHEGDDALARSRGDAPEIDGIVRIVGGARLPVGEFANVEVTAADDYDLLARPARANDSNKKRPRRRPGS from the coding sequence ATGAGCGGACAGTCACTGGTGCGCCCGCACGAGGGTCCCGCTACCATGCGCGCCATGCCACAGCGAGCGCCCAGCGTTGGATTCGTCAGCCTTGGATGTCCCAAGGCCCTGGTCGATTCGGAACGCATCATGACGAACCTGCGCCAGCGTGGCTACGCGCTCGCTCCGGATTATTCGCAGGCGGATCTGGTTGTCGTCAATACCTGCGGTTTCATCGATTCGGCGATAGAAGAATCGTTGCAAGCCATCGACGAAGCGTTGAACGAAAGCGGACGCGTGATTGTCACGGGATGCCTCGGTGCCAATGCAAAGCGCATACGTGAGCAATTCCCTGCGGTCCTCGAGATCACCGGACCGCACGCCTATGATGAAGTGACCGCAGCGGTCGACCGGCATCTACCCATGCCGCACGATCCCTACACCGACCTGGTACCGCCGCAGGGTCTCAGGCTTACGCCGAGACATTACGCTTACCTGAAGATTTCGGAAGGCTGCAACAACCGCTGCAGCTTCTGCATTATCCCTGCCCTGCGCGGGCGCCTCACCAGCCGACGAATCGACGACGTCATGAGCGAAGCCGAGACACTCATCGCCGCCGGCGTGCGCGAGCTGCTCGTCATCTCGCAGGACACGAGTGCCTATGGCGCGGATATCCGGTACGCCCAGGGCCGCTGGCGCGACCGGAATTACGACAGCCGGATCGTCGATCTCGCGAAGGCGCTGGGCGAGCTTGGCGTCTGGATACGACTGCACTATGTGTATCCATACCCGCATGTCGATGAGCTTTTGCCGCTGATGTCCGCCGGGCGCATCCTTCCCTACCTGGACATTCCGTTTCAGCACGGCAGCCCTGCGGTACTGAAACGTATGCGACGTCCGGCCCATTCCGAGGACACGCTGCGGCGCATCGCCGACTGGCGGTCGGTTTGCCCGCAGCTCAGCTTGCGCAGCAGTTTCATCGTTGGCTTTCCGGGCGAGACGGATGCCGAATTCGAAGAACTCCTGCAGTGGCTCGAAGCCGCGCAACTCGATCGCGTGGGCTGCTTCCGCTACTCGCCGGTCGATGGTGCAGCCGCCAATGCGCTTGGGGCGCAGGTCGATGCGGACGTGGTCGAGGAGCGATATGCGCTTTTCATGCAGACGGCGCAACGAATCAGTCGCGCGCGCCTCGCCCGGCACATTGGCGAGCGCATCGAGGTACTGGTCGATGCACATGAAGGCGATGACGCATTGGCACGAAGCCGCGGCGATGCGCCGGAAATCGACGGCATCGTTCGCATCGTGGGTGGTGCGAGGCTGCCGGTTGGCGAATTCGCCAACGTCGAAGTGACCGCCGCCGATGACTACGACCTGCTGGCGCGTCCCGCCAGGGCGAATGACAGCAACAAAAAAAGACCCCGGCGCAGGCCGGGGTCGTGA
- a CDS encoding carboxylesterase family protein: MTPSGLVRCLAVVLLTAIQTAVAASLVVTLPQGQLRGAVRGSTRVFYNIPFAAPPVGELRWRAPKSAPNWPGIRDATAPGAACAQQLVRGAERFPRGTSEDCLYLNVFTPATAKRGTALPVMVWIHGGSFRWGSAMDPAFDGAALARAGVVLVAINYRLDRFGRFAHPALYPSQGDEARGNYALLDQVAALQWVRQNIADFGGDAERVTIFGCSAGGVSVDFLMAAPGARGLFQRAIAQSGSVVPEGERRIDRKVGRFDSLLQDGREFAAHFGIAEDRDTAAKLRALTADEVISYPRKDFSMQPVVDGRLIVDDPARVFARGEQAPVPFMSGAASFEASLIQAFNLPLVAILAGIPRGEAEAAYRIADEKHFKDVFFGDNLFLSSAYFLTSQMARTGQRGYLYEYTYINEAQRGSNPGAYHCSETPRIFGTEWRGETASVADRRMGDQLRAIWVQFAKSGQPGLAGAAKWPAHRLERPVLMQLDTKARRLDDPYPSRMQLQMRRYADLLATGNR; the protein is encoded by the coding sequence ATGACGCCGTCTGGCCTCGTGCGCTGTCTGGCCGTTGTCCTGCTGACGGCCATCCAGACCGCTGTTGCGGCATCGCTGGTGGTCACGCTGCCACAAGGTCAGTTGCGCGGCGCCGTCCGTGGGTCGACCCGGGTGTTTTACAACATTCCATTTGCAGCGCCACCAGTCGGCGAATTGCGTTGGCGCGCGCCGAAATCCGCGCCGAACTGGCCCGGTATCCGCGACGCGACCGCGCCGGGCGCGGCATGTGCGCAGCAACTCGTGCGCGGCGCCGAGCGATTCCCGCGAGGCACCTCTGAAGATTGCCTCTACCTCAATGTGTTCACGCCTGCCACGGCCAAGCGCGGCACGGCGCTGCCGGTGATGGTGTGGATCCACGGCGGCAGCTTTCGCTGGGGCAGCGCGATGGACCCGGCCTTCGACGGCGCTGCGCTCGCGCGTGCCGGCGTGGTCCTGGTAGCGATCAACTACCGCCTCGATCGCTTCGGACGCTTCGCACATCCCGCGCTCTACCCATCGCAGGGCGATGAGGCACGCGGCAACTACGCGTTGCTGGACCAGGTTGCCGCTCTACAGTGGGTCCGACAGAACATCGCGGATTTCGGTGGCGATGCCGAGCGGGTAACGATTTTCGGTTGCTCTGCAGGCGGCGTGTCGGTGGACTTTCTGATGGCAGCGCCGGGCGCGCGCGGACTTTTCCAGCGCGCCATCGCGCAGAGCGGATCGGTCGTGCCGGAAGGGGAGCGGCGCATCGACCGCAAGGTCGGTCGTTTCGATTCGCTCCTGCAGGACGGCCGGGAATTCGCCGCGCATTTCGGGATCGCCGAAGACCGGGACACGGCCGCAAAACTGCGTGCCTTGACCGCGGACGAGGTCATCTCCTACCCGCGGAAGGATTTCTCCATGCAGCCCGTGGTCGACGGCAGGTTGATCGTCGATGATCCCGCGCGAGTCTTTGCGCGCGGCGAACAGGCACCTGTGCCATTCATGTCGGGCGCTGCGAGCTTCGAGGCAAGTCTCATCCAGGCTTTCAATCTGCCCCTTGTGGCCATTCTGGCAGGTATCCCGCGTGGCGAAGCGGAAGCGGCCTACCGGATTGCCGATGAGAAGCATTTCAAGGACGTCTTCTTCGGAGACAACCTGTTTCTCTCCTCGGCGTATTTCCTGACATCGCAGATGGCTCGCACTGGCCAACGCGGCTATCTCTACGAATACACATACATCAACGAGGCGCAGCGTGGCAGCAATCCAGGCGCCTATCATTGTTCCGAGACGCCGCGGATCTTTGGCACCGAGTGGCGCGGCGAGACGGCAAGCGTTGCCGATCGTCGCATGGGGGATCAACTGCGCGCGATATGGGTGCAGTTCGCCAAAAGCGGCCAACCCGGCCTGGCAGGCGCAGCGAAATGGCCCGCCCATCGTCTCGAGCGGCCGGTGCTGATGCAGTTGGATACGAAGGCGCGCCGCCTGGATGACCCTTATCCCAGCCGCATGCAGCTGCAAATGCGCCGCTATGCCGACCTGCTGGCGACAGGGAACAGGTAG
- a CDS encoding GFA family protein has translation MRIDGRCLCGSVTYEAEIDPAKVLICHCSDCQNHSGSAWRVVVGARADSFRLLSGELRHFEKIADSGRLRSRSFCPVCGTNIYACTPGDDRQFFGLRVGTVNQRKALRPSSQLWLRSALPWSCNISDLPGVERQLDLTR, from the coding sequence ATGAGAATCGACGGCCGTTGCCTTTGCGGATCGGTGACCTATGAGGCCGAAATCGACCCCGCCAAGGTGCTCATCTGCCACTGCAGCGACTGCCAGAACCACTCCGGCAGCGCCTGGCGGGTGGTGGTCGGCGCGCGAGCGGACAGTTTTCGCCTGCTGAGCGGCGAGCTCAGGCACTTTGAAAAGATCGCGGACAGCGGTCGCTTGCGCTCGCGCAGCTTCTGCCCCGTTTGCGGTACGAACATCTACGCCTGCACGCCCGGCGATGACCGCCAGTTCTTCGGGCTGCGTGTCGGCACGGTCAATCAGCGCAAGGCGTTGCGCCCGAGTTCGCAACTGTGGTTGCGTTCCGCGTTGCCATGGTCCTGCAACATCAGCGATCTACCCGGCGTCGAGCGTCAGCTCGATCTGACACGCTAG
- a CDS encoding DUF1864 family protein produces the protein MTARASQFDGWIRTDFVALNTELEELYFALDDREDIESVGTDLKRRLVDAGRNHIVALLAEGNTDEGFEANFNLMGNIGLYMAACRRHLITEPTRETRSPLIEASALAMQVGASIGMVPRFVSSHLETHNFAINGVFKTFTSLRDEQLFIAYNTRAALAYIRAAESLLHVLPLGVSHPVTADLLIAARDALEDVYRSNDKLFDELDMERFFHCVRTYYKPHRVGLHEYRGANAGDFAGINVIDLLLGVCRADEAFYSQLLIDKFLFMRPEDQLVLRDCMRRKSLLDSLLEYAGTDTASEWYQRNTRLFLEVCAAHGKAALQHHEKLVRKFIEDPALNKGLANQKDMTASGPPLPVLLKSLRKLADLRAATDRSDIPSRYADLERLRTSIGCDLAAGSVRG, from the coding sequence ATGACCGCAAGGGCCAGCCAATTCGACGGGTGGATCAGAACCGACTTCGTCGCCCTCAATACGGAACTGGAGGAGCTCTACTTCGCGCTCGATGATCGCGAGGACATCGAGTCGGTGGGCACCGATCTCAAGCGCCGATTGGTCGATGCGGGACGAAATCACATCGTAGCGTTGCTGGCAGAAGGCAACACCGACGAGGGCTTCGAGGCGAATTTCAACCTGATGGGCAATATCGGGTTGTACATGGCGGCTTGCCGGCGCCATCTCATCACCGAACCAACGCGCGAGACGCGCTCGCCGCTCATCGAGGCCTCGGCGCTCGCCATGCAGGTCGGCGCATCGATCGGCATGGTGCCACGTTTCGTCTCCTCGCACCTCGAAACGCACAACTTTGCGATCAACGGAGTTTTCAAGACCTTCACATCGCTGCGCGACGAGCAATTGTTCATCGCCTATAACACCCGGGCGGCACTTGCCTACATCCGGGCGGCCGAGTCGTTGCTGCACGTCCTGCCGCTTGGCGTGTCGCATCCGGTCACGGCCGATCTGCTCATCGCCGCTCGCGATGCGCTCGAGGATGTCTATCGCTCCAACGACAAGCTGTTCGATGAACTCGACATGGAGCGCTTCTTTCACTGTGTGCGCACCTACTACAAGCCGCATCGTGTCGGTCTGCACGAGTATCGCGGCGCCAATGCCGGCGATTTCGCGGGCATCAATGTCATCGACCTGCTGCTCGGCGTTTGCCGCGCGGACGAAGCGTTCTATTCGCAATTGCTTATCGACAAGTTCCTGTTCATGCGCCCCGAGGATCAGCTGGTGCTGCGCGACTGCATGCGCCGCAAGAGCCTCCTCGACAGCCTGCTCGAATACGCAGGTACGGACACGGCGAGCGAGTGGTACCAGAGGAACACGCGACTTTTCCTCGAGGTCTGCGCGGCCCATGGCAAGGCTGCGTTGCAGCACCATGAGAAACTGGTCAGGAAATTCATCGAGGATCCGGCACTCAACAAGGGTCTCGCGAACCAGAAAGACATGACCGCGAGCGGTCCGCCTTTGCCGGTGTTGCTGAAATCACTCCGCAAACTCGCAGACCTTCGTGCCGCGACGGATCGTAGCGACATCCCAAGCCGATACGCGGACCTCGAGCGATTGCGTACAAGCATTGGTTGCGACCTGGCGGCTGGAAGTGTGCGCGGATGA
- a CDS encoding LysM peptidoglycan-binding domain-containing protein, with product MVDAKSTDGKPVDNPFAQYHVVKKGDTLSKIAEHYYGDMMLYPKIFDANRDILSDPNRIKPGQKLRIP from the coding sequence ATGGTTGACGCTAAATCCACGGACGGCAAGCCGGTGGATAATCCTTTCGCGCAGTACCACGTCGTCAAGAAGGGCGACACGCTGTCGAAGATTGCCGAACACTACTATGGCGACATGATGCTGTACCCGAAAATCTTCGATGCCAATCGTGACATTCTCTCCGACCCGAACAGGATCAAGCCGGGTCAGAAACTCAGAATTCCTTAA
- a CDS encoding deoxyguanosinetriphosphate triphosphohydrolase: MSQTERDLAPYAAHDSRSRGRRYPEEAPNNRSEYQRDRDRIVHSNAFRRLVYKTQVFVNHEGDLYRTRITHSLEVAQIARSIARALRLNEPLTEAICLAHDLGHTPFGHAGQDALNDAMRDYGGFEHNLQSLRVVDELEEKYADFPGLNLTFECREGILKHCSVRNARELGDVGQRFLDRQQPGLEAQLANLADAIAYNNHDVDDGVRAGLIDVTALAAEPLFEREHQEVRRRYPELGGKRALHEVIRRMINRLVTDVIEETSRRIDDAAPEDMDAVRRLPELVAMSETIAEQHRSLKRFLRENLYRHYRVLRMTSKAARVVQELFGVFMATPQLMPDEHRAAALAAAAAKGDEGKARIVADYIAGMTDRYALLEHRRIFEPGARI, encoded by the coding sequence ATGAGCCAGACGGAACGCGACCTCGCGCCCTATGCCGCACACGACAGCCGCAGCCGCGGCCGGCGCTATCCGGAGGAGGCGCCGAACAATCGCAGCGAATACCAGCGCGACCGCGATCGCATCGTGCACAGCAATGCCTTCCGTCGCCTCGTCTACAAAACCCAGGTATTCGTCAATCACGAGGGTGATCTCTACCGCACCCGCATCACCCACTCGCTCGAGGTGGCGCAGATTGCGCGATCCATCGCGCGCGCACTGCGCCTCAATGAGCCGCTCACGGAAGCGATCTGCCTTGCGCACGACCTTGGGCATACACCTTTCGGCCATGCCGGGCAGGATGCGCTCAACGACGCGATGCGCGACTACGGCGGCTTCGAGCACAACCTGCAATCGCTCCGCGTGGTCGACGAGCTCGAGGAAAAGTACGCCGACTTCCCGGGTCTGAACCTTACCTTCGAATGCCGTGAAGGCATCCTCAAGCACTGTTCGGTGCGCAATGCGCGCGAACTGGGTGATGTCGGGCAGCGCTTTCTCGATCGACAGCAACCCGGCCTCGAAGCGCAGCTGGCCAATCTCGCCGATGCGATCGCCTACAACAATCACGATGTCGACGATGGTGTGCGCGCTGGCCTCATCGACGTGACGGCGCTTGCCGCCGAACCCTTGTTCGAGCGCGAACACCAGGAGGTCAGGCGACGCTACCCGGAGCTTGGCGGCAAGCGCGCGCTGCACGAGGTCATCCGCCGCATGATCAATCGACTGGTGACCGACGTCATCGAGGAGACCAGTCGCCGCATCGACGATGCCGCGCCCGAGGACATGGACGCGGTACGCAGGCTGCCGGAGCTGGTGGCGATGAGCGAGACCATTGCCGAGCAGCACCGCTCCCTCAAGCGCTTCCTGCGCGAAAATCTCTACCGGCACTATCGTGTGCTGCGCATGACCTCCAAGGCAGCACGGGTCGTGCAGGAGCTGTTCGGCGTCTTCATGGCAACGCCGCAGCTGATGCCTGACGAGCATCGCGCGGCCGCGCTCGCCGCGGCCGCTGCAAAAGGCGATGAAGGCAAGGCGCGGATCGTCGCCGACTACATCGCCGGCATGACCGATCGTTATGCACTGCTCGAGCATCGCCGAATCTTCGAGCCCGGTGCACGAATCTGA